One genomic window of Spirochaetia bacterium 38H-sp includes the following:
- a CDS encoding tetratricopeptide repeat protein has product MKKTLPLLFFAFISLFSCTSPPKEIAEAYFSLGNSYYNDGDYEQAIEYYKKAEKYKSNTERLYYNLAMAYIHTQQYQEAEKLLKQLEEKDKNNIKVLSVLGYLEASKKNYEKAEEYYIKAIEISPYDEKLYHNMAVFLAEQGREKKALEYSEKAYTIKQDEKKIKVLYAYLNLKNNPDDTDALMLAEEAARADQSNTKLLFLLVYTYEKKEKYADAVSLLNIIIATDKENREALFDRARMHLLYTGETKQGLEDLKSAMEKGYDNQKKIQQLLNSPLLLAKKEAEEILSSASK; this is encoded by the coding sequence ATGAAAAAAACACTCCCCCTGCTTTTTTTTGCATTTATCTCTTTATTTTCCTGCACAAGCCCGCCAAAAGAAATCGCAGAAGCCTATTTTTCACTTGGTAATTCTTACTACAACGATGGCGATTACGAGCAGGCTATAGAATATTATAAAAAGGCAGAAAAATATAAAAGTAACACAGAAAGGCTATATTACAATCTGGCAATGGCATACATTCATACACAACAATATCAGGAAGCAGAAAAGCTTCTGAAACAACTGGAAGAAAAAGACAAAAACAATATAAAGGTGCTCTCTGTCCTAGGTTACTTGGAGGCAAGCAAAAAAAATTATGAGAAAGCAGAAGAATATTATATAAAAGCCATAGAAATATCCCCTTATGACGAAAAACTATATCATAACATGGCAGTATTTCTTGCAGAGCAGGGGAGAGAAAAAAAAGCTCTGGAATACTCAGAAAAAGCATACACAATCAAACAGGATGAAAAAAAAATAAAAGTACTGTATGCCTATTTAAACTTAAAAAATAATCCCGATGACACAGATGCCCTCATGTTGGCAGAAGAAGCTGCAAGAGCGGACCAGAGCAACACAAAACTTCTATTCCTTCTTGTATACACCTATGAAAAAAAAGAAAAATATGCGGATGCAGTATCACTTCTCAACATAATCATTGCTACAGATAAAGAGAACAGGGAAGCACTGTTTGACAGAGCCAGAATGCATCTTCTCTATACCGGAGAGACAAAGCAGGGGCTGGAGGATCTAAAATCCGCGATGGAAAAAGGCTATGATAATCAAAAAAAAATACAGCAACTTTTGAACTCACCTCTCTTACTTGCAAAAAAAGAAGCAGAGGAAATATTATCCTCTGCTTCTAAATAA
- a CDS encoding adenylate kinase — MRLVFLGPPGAGKGTIAAIVSKDLGIPHISTGDLFREAIKNKTELGKKVESILASGELVPDKLTIALVKDRLSKEDAKEGFILDGFPRTIVQADGLAEFSSLDYVVNFDISDEAVIKRLSGRRVCPSTGRVYHIEYNPPKVEGKDDETGEDLIIRPDDQPEAIKNRLEVYKKQTAPLIAYYTEKGLIKNIPANMAIEDVAKAVKEAIVS; from the coding sequence ATGAGACTTGTTTTTCTCGGACCTCCGGGAGCCGGTAAAGGGACAATAGCAGCTATTGTGAGCAAAGACCTAGGGATTCCTCACATTTCTACAGGAGATCTTTTTAGAGAAGCTATAAAGAATAAAACAGAACTGGGCAAGAAGGTGGAATCCATTCTTGCAAGTGGAGAGCTTGTACCGGATAAGCTTACAATAGCTCTGGTAAAAGACAGACTCTCCAAGGAAGATGCTAAAGAGGGTTTTATTCTTGACGGTTTCCCAAGAACAATCGTCCAAGCTGACGGGCTGGCTGAGTTTTCTTCTCTTGATTATGTTGTCAACTTTGATATTTCCGATGAGGCAGTGATAAAAAGGCTCTCTGGAAGAAGGGTGTGCCCTTCTACAGGAAGGGTATACCATATCGAGTATAATCCCCCCAAGGTGGAAGGCAAAGATGATGAAACAGGGGAAGATCTTATAATAAGGCCTGATGATCAGCCAGAAGCAATAAAGAACAGACTGGAGGTATATAAAAAGCAGACAGCACCTCTTATTGCTTACTATACAGAGAAGGGGCTTATTAAGAATATTCCTGCCAATATGGCAATTGAAGATGTAGCCAAGGCTGTAAAAGAGGCCATAGTATCTTGA